The following are from one region of the Syngnathus acus chromosome 19, fSynAcu1.2, whole genome shotgun sequence genome:
- the LOC119137893 gene encoding uncharacterized protein LOC119137893, protein MMKNSKEKEQYSQNAEVRQRKLGYIRTRDQQDKRFCSKQKSYFTQRCQTDHEFKKKNRSRFSRRYRTDECFTMRRRAYITERYRDDVGFKNRQRSYITERYRDDVGFKNRQRSYITERYRDDVGFRNRQRYYITRRYLNNPEFRFKHQEIMRRIMKTKSDSLRTKTIRRVSTLLQKYKVINQLCRERNDCVIMKAVELFKAQIKNGPTFVCTVCHRALFPNQVRPCRRSFYKKNRHVVASCLTGQFVHICDDECQASCSVPAERKLEWICHTCCPHLKDGKMPAFAVANNLTLSDIPKELCGLNILERHLISKCISFAKIVPLPKGQQRAIRGNVVCVPSEVQETVNVLPRLRIQKHNYSRRCGPLRPNPH, encoded by the exons ATGATGAAGAACTCTAAAGAGAAGGAACAGTACAGTCAAAATGCAGAGGTAAGACAAAGGAAATTGGGTTATATTAGGACCCGTGATCAACAGGACAAGCGTTTTTGTTCCAAACAAAAGTCCTATTTTACACAACGTTGTCAGACGGATCATGAGTTTAAGAAGAAAAACCGTTCCCGTTTCTCACGTCGTTATAGGACAGATGAGTGTTTTACGATGAGACGACGCGCTTACATTACAGAACGTTACCGTGACGATGTTGGGTTTAAGAACAGACAGCGTTCGTACATCACAGAACGTTACCGTGACGATGTTGGGTTTAAGAACAGACAGCGTTCGTACATCACAGAACGTTACCGTGACGATGTTGGGTTTCGAAACAGGCAGCGCTATTACATTACACGCCGTTATTTAAACAACCCTGAATTCCGATTCAAACATCAGGAAATCATGAGGCgcataatgaaaacaaaatctgatTCACTGAGGACTAAAACAATACGCAGAGTAAGTACgcttttacaaaaatacaaagtcATAAACCAACTATGTAGGGAGCGAAATGACTGTGTGATTATGAAAGCTGTTGAGCTATTCAAAGCCCAGATTAAGAATGGCCCCACATTTGTCTGCACTGTTTGCCACAGAGCATTGTTTCCGAACCAAGTACGCCCTTGTCGACGTAGCTTTTATAAGAAAAACAGACATGTTGTTGCAAGTTGTCTCACGGGACAATTTGTCCATATTTGTGATGATGAATGTCAGGCCTCGTGCAGCGTACCAGCTGAAAGAAAACTGGAGTGGATATGTCACACTTGCTGTCCTCACCTCAAAGATGGTAAAATGCCTGCATTTGCTGTTGCGAACAATCTCACACTCTCTGATATTCCAAAGGAACTGTGTGGATTGAACATACTGGAGAGACACctcatttcaaaatgcataTCATTTGCCAAAATCGTACCTCTTCCCAAAGGTCAACAACGAGCCATTCGTGGAAATGTGGTGTGCGTGCCATCCGAAGTACAAGAGACGGTCAATGTCTTGCCGAGACTAAGAA TACAGAAACATAACTATTCGCGACGATGCGGACCTTTGCGACCCAACCCTCACTGA